A region from the Coffea eugenioides isolate CCC68of chromosome 9, Ceug_1.0, whole genome shotgun sequence genome encodes:
- the LOC113781976 gene encoding DNA replication licensing factor MCM3 homolog 2 yields MDLSEEVRATNKRAFLKFFDQSELSIELKKDINTMINRQERRLIIKLSHLYNHREGADLARRLLQNPSEYMQPLCDAMTEMVRSCDAKYLKEGEQVLVGLDGPFVSRRVTPRDLLSGFIGSIVCVEGIVTKCSLVRPKVVKSVHFCPETGKFTTREYRDITSNMGLPTGSVYPTRDDQGKLLVTEYGLCTYKDHQTLSMQEVPENSAPGQLPRTVDVILEDDLVDKCKPGDRVAIVGIYKALAGKSKGNVNGVFRTVLIANSVFPLNKSTTATQFGNKDRDNILKISKRDDVFDLLANSLAPSIYGHTWIKKSLVLLMLGGSEKNLKNGTHLRGDINMMMVGDPSVAKSQLLRAILNIAPLAISTTGRGSSGVGLTAAVTSDQETGERRLEAGAMVLADRGVVCIDEFDKMNDQDRVAIHEVMEQQTVTIAKAGIHASLNARCSVVAAANPIYGTYDRSLTPTKNIGLPDSLLSRFDLLFIVLDQMDPGIDRQISEHVLRMHRFRSTMDGDADVGTQYEREDEGDANSTVFVKYNRMLHGRKTSRKRETFTIDFLKKYIHYAKHRIQPELTDEASDQIATAYAELRSASSNAKTGAGTLPITARTLETIIRLSTAHAKLKLRRQVLKADVDAALQVLNFAIYHQELTEMEEREQERERENERKRRSENNAGDTGRPQHQGARNDRENGDASGRTGEAMEVEGSAGTDVNISPERLEAFSAALGRYRHAQHVEQISVADIEGVVNSGASVPFSTAEIMTLLEMMEVENKLFFNRDANVVYFV; encoded by the exons ATGGATCTCAGCGAGGAAGTTAGGGCGACGAACAAGCGCGCCTTCCTCAAATTCTTCGACCAAAGC GAACTGAGTATCGAGTTGAAGAAGGACATTAACACTATGATTAACAGACAAGAGCGCCGTTTGATTATCAAGCTCTCTCATCTGTATAACCACAGGGAAGGGGCTGACCTCGCTCGCAG GCTTCTCCAGAACCCAAGCGAGTATATGCAACCACTATGTGATGCAATGACAGAGATGGTTCGAAGCTGTGATGCAAAGTATTTGAAGGAAGGGGAGCAAGTCCTTGTCGGGCTTGATGGTCCTTTTGTTTCACGCAGAGTGACCCCAAGAGACCTCTTGTCAGGCTTCATTGGTTCCATAGTGTGTGTTGAGGGAATTGTTACCAAAT GTTCTCTTGTGAGACCAAAGGTTGTCAAGAGTGTTCACTTCTGCCCTGAGACAGGGAAGTTCACAACCCGTGAGTATAGAGATATAACATCCAATATGGGATTGCCAACAGGTTCTGTGTATCCAACGCGG GATGATCAAGGCAAATTATTGGTGACTGAGTATGGGCTGTGCACATATAAAGACCACCAGACATTATCAATGCAAGAAGTGCCTGAAAACTCTGCTCCTGGTCAACTACCACGGACAGTGGATGTTATTTTAGAGGATGACTTAGTGGATAAGTGCAAGCCTGGAGATCGTGTGGCTATTGTTGGGATATACAAAGCACTTGCTGGAAAGAGCAAGGGGAATGTGAATGGGGTTTTCAG GACTGTTCTTATAGCGAACTCTGTCTTTCCTCTCAACAAATCCACAACGGCGACACAATTTGGAAATAAAGACCGAGATAATATCTTAAAGATATCTAAAAGAGACGATGTCTTTGACTTACTTGCCAATTCTCTTGCACCATCTATATACGGTCATACATGGATAAAGAAGTCATTGGTTCTTTTGATGCTTGGTGGAAGtgaaaagaatttaaaaaatggTACTCATTTGCGAGG TGATATAAACATGATGATGGTTGGGGATCCTTCTGTTGCCAAGTCTCAGCTGCTAAGAGCAATCTTGAATATTGCACCTTTAGCTATATCAACCACTGGTCGAGGTTCTTCAGGAGTTGGCTTGACAGCTGCAGTTACTTCTGATCAAGAAACAG GAGAAAGAAGGCTAGAGGCTGGTGCTATGGTTCTTGCTGATAGAGGAGTTGTTTGTATTGACGAATTTGACAAAATGAATGACCAAGATCGTGTAGCTATACATGAAGTCATGGAGCAGCAAACTGTAACAATTGCTAaagctggaattcatgcatCCTTGAATGCCCGGTGCAGTGTTGTAGCAGCTGCAAATCCCATATATGGAACA TATGACCGCTCGCTAACCCCAACAAAGAATATTGGTCTCCCAGATTCTTTGCTTTCTCGTTTTGATTTACTGTTCATTGTTTTGGATCAAATGGACCCTGGTATAGACCGTCAAATCTCAGAACATGTCTTGCGGATGCATAGGTTTCGTTCCACTATGGATGGAG ATGCAGATGTAGGTACACAATACGAAAGGGAGGATGAGGGTGATGCAAATTCCACAGTCTTTGTCAAGTATAACCGAATGCTACATGGGAGGAAAACAAGTCGTAAGCGTGAGACCTTCACCATTGATTTTCTGAAGAAGTACATCCATTATGCAAAACACAGAATTCAGCCTGAGTTAACTGATGAG GCATCAGATCAAATTGCAACTGCATATGCAGAGCTTCGAAGTGCCAGTTCAAATGCCAAG ACTGGCGCTGGAACTCTTCCAATAACTGCCAGGACCTTGGAAACAATAATACGTCTGTCAACTGCCCATGCAAAATTGAAGTTAAGAAGACAG GTTTTGAAGGCTGATGTGGATGCCGCTCTTCAAGTCCTGAACTTTGCCATATATCATCAAGAGCTAACTGAAATGGAAGAGCGTGagcaagaaagagaaagagagaatgaGAGAAAGCGCAGATCCGAGAATAATGCAGGTGACACCGGTAGACCTCAGCATCAAGGTGCCAGAAATGATAGAGAAAATGGTGATGCTTCTGGTAGAACAGG GGAGGCTATGGAAGTAGAAGGTTCTGCTGGAACAGATGTCAATATATCTCCTGAGAG GTTGGAAGCATTTAGCGCAGCACTTGGAAGGTACAGGCACGCACAGCATGTTGAACAAATATCAGTTGCTGATATTGAGGGAGTAGTTAATAGCGGAGCATCTGTGCCTTTCTCAACTGCGGAGATTATGACCCTGTTGGag ATGATGGAAGTCGAAAACAAGCTGTTTTTCAATAGGGATGCAAATGTAGTGTACTTTGTGTGA
- the LOC113782438 gene encoding uncharacterized protein LOC113782438 has protein sequence MAEFVADNPNIFEELGRYFKRQGKEKVESSKRRSTKSPEVPSGEDSDEGHLSRSTSRHASSKATSKIASISRAFSRGLLGRRAEDPPRRPGGLAAEYMRAPPFTDDINGELVPPNFKLPALHSYDDRGDPGDHLRAFLSAFRLYCVPDAVICRAFPIFLQGTARKWFWGLEPMSISSLDELIDRFIHRFVSSRPITKTSAYLLNLQQTPGESLRSYVQRFNEENVQIPDQNEQVTIAAFTNGLTAGIFNTEIHRDYPRTLRKLWDRIDQGIRSEDLNRMKREAQATRTRQESRRKKDIGRFEQVPSGPSNQFRDRRSVFDRIAKGRSSTSDAELTPLNTSRSHVLAVMRQNHLGRTPPEISGKRDKRNPSLYCAYHRDVGHET, from the coding sequence ATGGCCGAGTTCGTAGCTGATAATCCTAACATCTTCGAGGAACTAGGGAGGTACTTCAAGAGGCAGGGGAAGGAAAAAGTCGAATCCTCCAAGAGGAGATCGACGAAGTCCCCTGAGGTACCTTCCGGTGAGGACTCCGATGAGGGGCACCTCTCTCGAAGCACTTCCAGGCACGCCTCCTCTAAGGCGACCTCTAAAATTGCCTCCATTTCCCGGGCGTTTTCCCGGGGTCTACTGGGAAGGCGAGCTGAGGACCCACCTCGGCGTCCTGGGGGCTTAGCAGCTGAATATATGAGGGCTCCGCCCTTCACTGACGACATCAATGGGGAGTTGGTGCCCCCAAATTTTAAACTCCCCGCCCTGCATTCCTATGATGACCGAGGTGACCCCGGGGATCACCTCCGCGCTTTCCTCTCCGCATTTCGACTCTACTGCGTCCCCGACGCTGTAATTTGCCGAGCATTCCCCATTTTCCTACAGGGGACAGCCCGAAAATGGTTCTGGGGCTTAGAACCGATGAGCATTTCCTCACTAGATGAGTTGATAGATCGGTTCATCCACCGCTTTGTATCATCTCGACCAATTACGAAGACTTCAGCTTACCTCTTGAACCTTCAGCAGACTCCCGGTGAGTCACTGCGCTCGTACGTACAGAGGTTCAATGAGGAGAATGTGCAGATACCTGATCAGAACGAGCAGGTAACCATAGCTGCCTTCACCAACGGGCTGACTGCAGGAATTTTCAATACCGAGATACATCGGGATTACCCCCGCACACTTCGGAAACTCTGGGATCGAATAGATCAAGGAATCCGAAGTGAAGACCTAAACCGCATGAAGCGAGAAGCTCAAGCTACTCGTACTAGGCAAGAGTCCCGGAGGAAGAAAGACATCGGCCGATTCGAGCAAGTCCCCAGTGGCCCGTCGAACCAATTCCGAGACCGCCGGAGTGTCTTTGACCGGATCGCAAAAGGAAGGTCGTCCACTTCGGATGCTGAGTTGACGCCACTCAATACCAGCCGGTCCCATGTCCTGGCTGTGATGAGGCAAAATCACCTCGGCCGAACACCTCCTGAAATTTCGGGGAAGAGAGATAAGAGGAACCCCAGCCTCTATTGTGCCTATCACCGAGATGTAGGGCACGAGACTTAG